From the genome of Brassica oleracea var. oleracea cultivar TO1000 chromosome C4, BOL, whole genome shotgun sequence:
CTACAGGTTGCTGAACCTTCTGTGCCTGTATTGTATTGTGATAGCAATGCGGCATTGCACATCGCCAAGAACTCTGTGTTTCATGAGCGAACGAAACATATAGAGAGGGACTGTCATTCCATTCGAGAAAAGCTTGTTCGTGGGCAGTTGAAGACGCTTCATGTACGGACTAAAAATCAATTGGCAGACCCGTTTACCAAGGCTTTATATCCTGCCATGTTTCATCGTTTCATGTCCAAGATGGGTTTTCTCAACATTCTAACGTTATCTTGAGGGGGACTATCACATATAATACATTACTTGTATATAGCATACTTACATATACTTGTATAGAGTAAAGAATAGTCTAATGTATTGAGTATAAATACTCCTCCTTGTACACACTTTAACTTCAATGAAGATATTTCATATTACTCTCTTGTTCCTAATAGAAACCCATTTGGTAGTGAGTGAGTTTGGAAAGGGACCTTCTCATCGTTGTGAACACTGCAGAGACGACACAATCGAACGAGACAATCATTGAAAGGTTGAAGATAAAACCTGATCAAAGGTGAGAGAGAGGAAGAAAAGAGGCGACCTTTGGTAGACGGAGAAAGTACACTTCTGGCCTTAGAACCAAGAAAGACCATAACATTGGATCTTACTATGTCGTTTCATTCTCCAGGATTATGTAAGCAAAACGTTCTTGCTTGCGGTTCTCATCTCTTCTTTGATTCTTTTTCATTTAGTCTAATCCATTTTCTCTGAATCCGAAATCTGAAACTTCGGACAACTCGTGATCTTCTCAGGCAACGCGCACCATCATCGAGACTCGAGAGATCTTTCATTGATAAAGGGGTTGAGCGTCCTGTTAACCAACATAACAGCATTAGCCACTATTGGATACGTGCCCCGATTAAACATCGAGACCTAGGAGTCGACCCAGACCAACAAGCTCTAAGGAAAGCCCAGAAAGGAAACGTGGCCCATTACAAACCCAATCGCATTGTAACAGCCGACCTATCAACTCCACAGGACGAACTGACACACGCAATCGAGTGTCAGAAAAGAGAAGAGCCCATTCCCTACAATGGCGACGGACGAACGTAGGTATCAACTGCTCCGCAGATCAACTGTTCCCAGTCTCCACGCAACTAAGGCGCCTATAAAAGAAGAAGAGGAAGTCGCAAAACAGGGGGGGACAAAGAAACACACAGAGAGATAGATAGATAGAGAAATAGCTTTGACGACGAGTTAGTCCCTAGGAGTTCTTTGTTCTTTATATCTCTTTTCGGCTTGTAGCTTACACTTCATATTAACGAAACCTTTGACCCCCTAAACCTCGTAATTATTCATTTTAATACATTCCAATCTCTTACCAGATTTAGGATTCAACAGCCACCCACCTACATATGGTTTTGGTTAGATAAATCATGTTTGCAAGTTAAGTTATTCTAGAGACCAATACAACATTTGATGGTTTTGATATTCTAACAAGTCTCTCATCACATCTTCATAACATCATTTGTGTTTATTATGAACAACGTAAAACATCATTACAAATCAACTATTAACCCATTGTTAATAGCGATCATATCATTACATACTTTTGGTTTTTTTTTTTAATTATAATATAGAAACTTGTTTGGCCAAGAAAGAAATAAAGTTAGTAGACAGGAGTAGCAACGGGAGTGAAACCGAGCAACTTCTTGGAATGGAGCCATGGTTGAATAATCACAACTGAGTCAAACATCCTGTTCGTGCCATCGGGTTGAATCACTTCAATCCTTAGATCGTATTTTAGACCAGCCACGACCTGTTTCTGAGCCGACACAACTCTACTAAAATTCAACGGATTCAACACGGCGGTGTTCGCAATGGATTCTGCGTTTCCTTGCTCGCTCTCTTCCATTAGATTAAATTGCTCCACGCAGTACCTGTGGTCACAAGATCGCATCACTTTCCTAGTACTATTTAAACGACAAGTGTGGATGTATATCATTCATCTTATGTATACCTTCC
Proteins encoded in this window:
- the LOC106340703 gene encoding cysteine proteinase inhibitor 2-like translates to MSKVYLIRLSLLGFLVIAVVTPSANATRKSVVLGGKADIPNVQTNIEIQELGRYCVEQFNLMEESEQGNAESIANTAVLNPLNFSRVVSAQKQVVAGLKYDLRIEVIQPDGTNRMFDSVVIIQPWLHSKKLLGFTPVATPVY